In Gossypium raimondii isolate GPD5lz chromosome 12, ASM2569854v1, whole genome shotgun sequence, a single window of DNA contains:
- the LOC105764703 gene encoding uncharacterized protein LOC105764703 isoform X1, whose translation MPGNEVGDSIHNFLGQESLSLGQHHSQLIDSTWPGLSNNLWVESQRQVGPLVSSVKNLSVHQLAEFDRGHTGQTSSLQHGLNFTQSGMRSEIARNHSQNQSSIATGYMQVHQGFQARQNNTNFLGVDTASRCLPVLDSLIESGPDLHEKNSLRLESTASPVNYDFLGGQPHVNGQHPGMIQPLPRQQSGMTGTQLLQQHSILKQMQEFQRQQFPNPQQLQEARQLSSMNQVSSFVKQGSGSLSPATINGVPVHDASNYSLQPELMTSNANWLQHDAFSALQGSSGGFMFSPVQSQVRLMGLDPQQDNQSFNGVFNGSARGNQYQYLSVQMDKPLLQQVPASSNSFPGNQHAMFSDEVGLQDGTLLSRQVDLGKNLFGAAAVQDLNSVFHSENLQQMTIQPKSALMESHGRQEEHLGPSETSLEKSAIQAVHSQNVASLDPTEEKILFGSDDSVWDIFGKSTNTSAVLDGTDSFGAFPSLQSGSWSALMQSAVAETSSNDIGVQEEWSGLALQTSEPPSGNMPSLISNDGSQQQLPGVDNNLQNASTVNFKPFSMSMDANINRDFGSTLGVQQSGVQTANEQTGRMHNDSCQRFVQQLTEERSKWLDRSPLEKPVAESASLFGNVAHSPDVQASAKSISGHQGMALFNPHGQPHNKPNDWNFIESASRSGGAVSNSQDIESSSQPSQSSDHKGGLYEERGLGSDLDHPLSDVNIGPGNVDSGLGSPQVNEGSGLGNVAAVTDSRTRRVTKESSQQLPNGHNLNLWKNIDSKVNSGPSRTPANYQQNLDKSPLSFDSSRNNCLEKGLSEANMLENSNVKETSNDSFHSNLSQHTSTGGIIGNGWLDANDPLAGEQKSSVHVSCKPSGAYKFQYHPMGDLDAEVEPSYGTNNLTHMQAIAQHVSQGFKGHDQGYFVQSNYTVHAAGKSTETEKGCIPGIQVEEMPSTPGSAPDRSFNFIPNKTASISQNMLELLQKVDQPREPGTATHLSSSERNQSSEMPDAETSDGSVGQFQHNRPSASQGFGLQLGPPSQRFTIPDWSISSQSSPQRVNSLNSVHISSEARIKGHTLVGPTASVQSPHGESNGDSRNNIARVSGHTNYKASEHNIVGNVSAGFTSDYPYLGCHLQCQHVVDVGNQVIPNKFVNADFSGLTCQSKRIDDSYERAQISQLGRISAPRMPKSATDDLSSSETSWPSYGTQNNARVTDQQFPVLEAMPASQPSGGAFTKMPNVWTSVSAAQHLLGAQSSWASQNLLKHQQQSNGNSETTLPGEKKLDDQIAWVGGNGATEFPAGSAKPQNSGREEQPAKGQQLLPEADASQNPASMQRDIEAFGRSLRPNNTVHQNYLLLHQVQAMKNIEIDPSNRSVKRFKGPTPDSALDAQQKSQGADLLPYGSNNMMRDALMSSSIVPSGDSKMLNMSSGAGEYTERQSSANDTLAFVQNDSLNFNNANNSAGSDWREHPQIRPQMAPSWFDEYGAFKKGQMLPIYDAQKIATMKAADKGFIVGRPSDNLHALDSSEQVNAADASQLDGTRQNSNLMPIAIGHISRQLLPPGIPNQNLIVMRAKKRKSMTFELVSWHREVTQGRSRPQDISAAEAGWAHAANRLIEAENEPEMIEDWPPVLRSKRRLILTTQLMQQLHCAPSRAVLSADAIKNYETVVYFVARLGLGEACSSAYICESDTAVPSESGSTLPEKLKKRKQSILKAAEQFVITAKKLENDLQSLDKRSSILDLRLECQDLEKISLINRFAKFYGRGQADRAETSSTSEAIASPPKFFIQRYVSAVPMPRNVPDKVQCLPL comes from the exons ATGCCTGGCAACGAAGTTGGTGACAGTATCCATAATTTCCTTGGCCAAGAGAGCTTGTCCCTGGGCCAGCATCACTCACAGCTCATTGACAGTACCTGGCCTGGCTTAAGTAACAATCTGTGGGTCGAAAGCCAGAGACAAGTTGGACCCCTTGTTTCTAGTGTGAAGAATTTGAGTGTACATCAGTTAG CTGAGTTTGACAGGGGGCATACTGGTCAGACTTCAAGCCTGCAGCATGGGCTGAACTTCACACAATCTGGTATGAGGTCTGAAATTGCCAGAAATCACTCGCAAAATCAATCATCAATTGCAACTGGCTATATGCAAGTGCATCAGGGTTTCCAGGCAAGGCAGAATAATACAAACTTTTTGGGAGTGGATACAGCATCTAGATGCTTGCCAGTTCTTGATTCACTTATAGAAAGTGGCCCTGATCTTCATGAGAAAAATTCATTGAGGTTGGAATCTACTGCATCTCCCGTTAATTACGACTTTCTTGGTGGGCAACCGCACGTAAATGGACAGCATCCTGGCATGATCCAGCCTTTACCGAGGCAGCAATCAGGGATGACTGGCACACAACTGCTACAGCAACATTCTATTCTTAAGCAAATGCAGGAATTTCAGAGGCAACAATTTCCAAATCCTCAGCAGCTACAAGAAGCAAGGCAGTTGAGCTCTATGAATCAGGTTTCATCTTTTGTAAAACAAGGATCAGGCAGCCTTTCTCCAGCTACAATCAATGGTGTTCCTGTCCATGATGCTTCAAATTATTCTTTACAACCTGAGCTTATGACATCAAATGCAAATTGGCTGCAGCATGATGCCTTTTCAGCTCTGCAGGGATCATCTGGTGGATTTATGTTTTCCCCTGTGCAAAGCCAGGTGCGTTTGATGGGTTTGGATCCTCAGCAGGATAATCAATCATTTAATGGGGTCTTTAACGGCAGTGCAAGAGGAAATCAATATCAATATTTGTCTGTCCAAATGGATAAGCCTTTATTACAGCAGGTGCCAGCTAGCAGTAATTCCTTTCCAGGTAATCAGCATGCTATGTTTTCAGACGAAGTTGGGTTGCAAGATGGAACTTTGCTTTCTAGACAGGTTGATCTGggtaaaaatttatttggtgCTGCAGCTGTTCAAGATTTAAATAGTGTATTTCATTCAGAAAACTTGCAGCAAATGACTATCCAGCCAAAAAGTGCATTGATGGAATCTCATGGGAGGCAAGAAGAACATCTTGGTCCATCAGAAACATCCCTGGAAAAGTCAGCAATTCAGGCTGTGCACTCTCAGAATGTCGCTTCACTAGATCCAACTGAAGAAAAGATTTTGTTTGGTTCAGATGACAGTGTGTGGGATATCTTTGGAAAGAGCACCAACACGAGCGCAGTGTTGGATGGTACAGATTCTTTTGGGGCATTTCCTTCTCTGCAAAGTGGAAGTTGGAGTGCTCTTATGCAGTCTGCTGTAGCAGAAACATCCAGCAATGATATAGGGGTACAGGAAGAGTGGAGTGGTTTAGCTTTGCAGACTAGCGAACCTCCTAGCGGAAACATGCCATCATTAATTTCCAATGATGGCAGCCAACAGCAATTGCCTGGAGTTGATAACAACTTGCAGAATGCCTCAACAGTGAACTTTAAACCTTTTTCCATGTCTATGGATGCCAATATCAATCGTGATTTTGGTAGTACTCTTGGGGTTCAGCAATCAGGCGTCCAGACTGCAAATGAACAGACTGGGAGAATGCATAATGATTCTTGTCAGAGGTTTGTTCAACAGTTAACAGAAGAAAGAAGCAAATGGTTAGATCGCAGTCCTCTTGAAAAGCCTGTAGCTGAAAGTGCCTCACTCTTTGGAAATGTTGCACACTCTCCTGATGTGCAAGCAAGTGCAAAGAGCATTTCAGGCCATCAAGGCATGGCCTTATTTAATCCTCATGGTCAGCCTCACAATAAGCCAAATGATTGGAACTTCATTGAGTCTGCATCACGTAGTGGTGGGGCTGTATCAAATAGTCAGGATATTGAAAGCTCATCTCAACCTTCTCAGAGTAGTGATCACAAGGGTGGCTTGTATGAGGAGAGAGGCCTTGGTTCTGATCTTGATCATCCTCTTTCTGATGTTAATATTGGACCAGGGAATGTGGATTCTGGCTTGGGAAGCCCACAAGTGAATGAAGGTTCTGGTCTGGGTAATGTTGCTGCAGTAACAGATTCAAGAACAAGAAGGGTCACCAAGGAAAGCAGTCAGCAACTTCCAAATGGGCATAATCTTAATCTCTGGAAAAATATTGATTCTAAAGTAAACTCTGGACCAAGCAGGACACCGGCAAATTATCAGCAAAATCTTGATAAGAGCCCTCTATCTTTTGATTCATCACGAAATAATTGCTTGGAGAAAGGATTGTCTGAAGCAAATATGTTGGAGAACTCTAATGTCAAAGAAACTTCAAATGACAGTTTTCACTCGAACTTATCCCAACATACCTCCACTGGTGGCATTATAGGCAATGGCTGGTTGGATGCAAATGATCCACTGGCAGGAGAACAGAAGTCATCTGTTCATGTTAGTTGTAAACCTTCTGGAGCCTACAAATTTCAGTATCATCCTATGGGGGATCTGGATGCGGAGGTTGAACCTTCTTATGGAACTAACAATCTCACACATATGCAAGCAATAGCCCAACATGTTTCTCAAGGATTCAAAGGTCATGACCAAGGATATTTTGTGCAGTCAAATTATACTGTACATGCTGCTGGCAAATCTACAGAAACTGAGaag GGTTGTATTCCTGGCATTCAAGTAGAAGAGATGCCTTCAACTCCTGGTTCTGCACCTGACAGATCTTTTAATTTCATCCCAAACAAGACAGCTTCAATTAG TCAAAATATGCTGGAGCTTCTTCAAAAGGTTGATCAACCTAGGGAACCTGGTACTGCAACGCACTTAAGCTCTTCTGAACGCAATCAATCATCTGAAATGCCAGATGCAGAAACTTCTGATGGGTCAGTAGGCCAGTTTCAGCACAATAGGCCCTCTGCTTCTCAAGGTTTTGGGTTACAGCTAGGTCCCCCATCTCAAAGGTTCACCATTCCAGACTGGTCAATTTCATCTCAAAGTTCTCCACAAAGAGTTAATTCTCTAAATTCAGTTCACATCTCTTCTGAGGCAAGAATTAAGGGTCATACCTTAGTTGGTCCAACAGCTTCTGTTCAGTCACCTCATGGAGAATCCAATGGAGATAGCAGGAATAATATTGCACGAGTCTCTGGTCATACCAACTACAAAGCCTCAGAACATAATATTGTGGGCAATGTTTCTGCAGGTTTTACGTCTGATTATCCTTATTTAGGATGTCATCTTCAATGCCAGCATGTTGTTGATGTGGGTAATCAGGTAATAccaaataaatttgttaatgcaGATTTTAGTGGGTTGACATGTCAGTCAAAGCGGATTGATGACTCTTATGAGAGAGCTCAAATTAGTCAATTGGGAAGGATATCAGCACCTCGCATGCCAAAAAGTGCTACGGATGACCTTTCTTCTTCAGAGACTTCCTGGCCAAGTTATGGCACCCAAAACAATGCAAGGGTTACAGACCAGCAGTTTCCAGTGTTGGAGGCTATGCCAGCTTCCCAACCTTCAGGAGGTGCTTTTACCAAAATGCCTAATGTATGGACCAGTGTTTCAGCTGCTCAACATCTATTAGGAGCTCAGTCTTCTTGGGCCTCACAGAATTTGTTGAAGCACCAGCAACAGTCAAATGGTAACTCAGAAACAACTCTTCCTGGGGAAAAGAAGCTAGATGATCAAATTGCCTGGGTAGGAGGGAATGGTGCAACTGAGTTCCCTGCAGGATCTGCTAAACCACAGAACTCTGGTAGAGAAGAGCAACCAGCAAAAGGCCAGCAGTTATTGCCAGAGGCTGATGCCAGCCAAAATCCTGCAAGTATGCAGAGAGACATTGAAGCTTTTGGCCGTTCTTTAAGACCAAATAATACTGTACATCAGAACTATTTGTTGTTGCATCAGGTGCAGGCCatgaaaaatatagagattGATCCAAGTAATAGGAGTGTCAAAAGATTTAAAGGTCCAACTCCGGATTCTGCTTTGGATGCTCAACAGAAATCTCAAGGTGCAGATCTGTTACCTTATGGATCCAATAATATGATGAGAGATGCGTTAATGAGTTCTTCTATAGTTCCTTCTGGAGATTCTAAGATGCTAAACATGTCGTCGGGCGCTGGAGAATACACTGAGAGACAGTCATCTGCTAATGATACACTGGCATTTGTTCAGAATGATTCTCTGAATTTCAACAATGCTAATAATTCAGCTGGTTCTGATTGGAGAGAACACCCTCAGATCAGACCCCAGATGGCTCCATCCTGGTTTGATGAGTACGGGGCATTTAAAAAGGGGCAAATGTTGCCTATTTATGATGCTCAGAAAATTGCCACAATGAAGGCTGCAGACAAAGGATTTATCGTTGGTAGGCCTTCTGATAATTTGCATGCTCTTGATTCTAGTGAGCAGGTTAATGCTGCTGATGCTAGTCAGCTGGATGGTACCCGGCAAAACTCAAACCTCATGCCAATAGCAATTGGACATATCTCCCGTCAGTTGCTTCCTCCCGGTATTCCAAATCAGAACTTGATTGTTATGAGAGCAAAAAAGCGTAAAAGTATGACATTTGAGCTTGTTTCATGGCATAGAGAAGTGACACAAGGTCGTTCAAGACCTCAGGACATCAG TGCGGCTGAAGCGGGATGGGCACATGCAGCAAATCGATTGATTGAG GCTGAAAACGAACCTGAAATGATTGAAGATTGGCCGCCTGTGCTTAGATCAAAAAGAAGGCTTATCTTGACAACACAGCTTATGCAGCAACTACATTGTGCTCCTTCAAGAGCAGTTCTTTCTGCAGATGCTATCAAAAACTATGAGACCGTGGTCTATTTTGTTGCCAGATTAGGCTTAGGAGAAGCATGCAGCTCAGCATATATATGTGAAAGTGATACAGCTGTTCCTTCTGAGAGTGGTAGCAC CCTCCCTGAAAAGCTTAAGAAGAGAAAGCAGTCCATCTTAAAGGCTGCAGAACAGTTTGTCATCACTGCAAAGAAGCTGGAAAATGATTTACAGAG TCTGGACAAGAGATCCTCAATCTTGGACTTAAGATTGGAATGCCAGGATCTAGAGAAGATCTCACTCATCAATCGTTTTGCCAAGTTCTATGGGCGGGGACAAGCTGACAGGGCTGAGACCTCATCGACCTCTGAAGCAATTGCTAGCCCTCCCAAATTTTTCATCCAGAGATATGTTTCTGCAGTACCGATGCCTAGGAATGTTCCTGATAAGGTACAATGTCTTCCACTTTGA
- the LOC105764703 gene encoding uncharacterized protein LOC105764703 isoform X2, which translates to MRSEIARNHSQNQSSIATGYMQVHQGFQARQNNTNFLGVDTASRCLPVLDSLIESGPDLHEKNSLRLESTASPVNYDFLGGQPHVNGQHPGMIQPLPRQQSGMTGTQLLQQHSILKQMQEFQRQQFPNPQQLQEARQLSSMNQVSSFVKQGSGSLSPATINGVPVHDASNYSLQPELMTSNANWLQHDAFSALQGSSGGFMFSPVQSQVRLMGLDPQQDNQSFNGVFNGSARGNQYQYLSVQMDKPLLQQVPASSNSFPGNQHAMFSDEVGLQDGTLLSRQVDLGKNLFGAAAVQDLNSVFHSENLQQMTIQPKSALMESHGRQEEHLGPSETSLEKSAIQAVHSQNVASLDPTEEKILFGSDDSVWDIFGKSTNTSAVLDGTDSFGAFPSLQSGSWSALMQSAVAETSSNDIGVQEEWSGLALQTSEPPSGNMPSLISNDGSQQQLPGVDNNLQNASTVNFKPFSMSMDANINRDFGSTLGVQQSGVQTANEQTGRMHNDSCQRFVQQLTEERSKWLDRSPLEKPVAESASLFGNVAHSPDVQASAKSISGHQGMALFNPHGQPHNKPNDWNFIESASRSGGAVSNSQDIESSSQPSQSSDHKGGLYEERGLGSDLDHPLSDVNIGPGNVDSGLGSPQVNEGSGLGNVAAVTDSRTRRVTKESSQQLPNGHNLNLWKNIDSKVNSGPSRTPANYQQNLDKSPLSFDSSRNNCLEKGLSEANMLENSNVKETSNDSFHSNLSQHTSTGGIIGNGWLDANDPLAGEQKSSVHVSCKPSGAYKFQYHPMGDLDAEVEPSYGTNNLTHMQAIAQHVSQGFKGHDQGYFVQSNYTVHAAGKSTETEKGCIPGIQVEEMPSTPGSAPDRSFNFIPNKTASISQNMLELLQKVDQPREPGTATHLSSSERNQSSEMPDAETSDGSVGQFQHNRPSASQGFGLQLGPPSQRFTIPDWSISSQSSPQRVNSLNSVHISSEARIKGHTLVGPTASVQSPHGESNGDSRNNIARVSGHTNYKASEHNIVGNVSAGFTSDYPYLGCHLQCQHVVDVGNQVIPNKFVNADFSGLTCQSKRIDDSYERAQISQLGRISAPRMPKSATDDLSSSETSWPSYGTQNNARVTDQQFPVLEAMPASQPSGGAFTKMPNVWTSVSAAQHLLGAQSSWASQNLLKHQQQSNGNSETTLPGEKKLDDQIAWVGGNGATEFPAGSAKPQNSGREEQPAKGQQLLPEADASQNPASMQRDIEAFGRSLRPNNTVHQNYLLLHQVQAMKNIEIDPSNRSVKRFKGPTPDSALDAQQKSQGADLLPYGSNNMMRDALMSSSIVPSGDSKMLNMSSGAGEYTERQSSANDTLAFVQNDSLNFNNANNSAGSDWREHPQIRPQMAPSWFDEYGAFKKGQMLPIYDAQKIATMKAADKGFIVGRPSDNLHALDSSEQVNAADASQLDGTRQNSNLMPIAIGHISRQLLPPGIPNQNLIVMRAKKRKSMTFELVSWHREVTQGRSRPQDISAAEAGWAHAANRLIEAENEPEMIEDWPPVLRSKRRLILTTQLMQQLHCAPSRAVLSADAIKNYETVVYFVARLGLGEACSSAYICESDTAVPSESGSTLPEKLKKRKQSILKAAEQFVITAKKLENDLQSLDKRSSILDLRLECQDLEKISLINRFAKFYGRGQADRAETSSTSEAIASPPKFFIQRYVSAVPMPRNVPDKVQCLPL; encoded by the exons ATGAGGTCTGAAATTGCCAGAAATCACTCGCAAAATCAATCATCAATTGCAACTGGCTATATGCAAGTGCATCAGGGTTTCCAGGCAAGGCAGAATAATACAAACTTTTTGGGAGTGGATACAGCATCTAGATGCTTGCCAGTTCTTGATTCACTTATAGAAAGTGGCCCTGATCTTCATGAGAAAAATTCATTGAGGTTGGAATCTACTGCATCTCCCGTTAATTACGACTTTCTTGGTGGGCAACCGCACGTAAATGGACAGCATCCTGGCATGATCCAGCCTTTACCGAGGCAGCAATCAGGGATGACTGGCACACAACTGCTACAGCAACATTCTATTCTTAAGCAAATGCAGGAATTTCAGAGGCAACAATTTCCAAATCCTCAGCAGCTACAAGAAGCAAGGCAGTTGAGCTCTATGAATCAGGTTTCATCTTTTGTAAAACAAGGATCAGGCAGCCTTTCTCCAGCTACAATCAATGGTGTTCCTGTCCATGATGCTTCAAATTATTCTTTACAACCTGAGCTTATGACATCAAATGCAAATTGGCTGCAGCATGATGCCTTTTCAGCTCTGCAGGGATCATCTGGTGGATTTATGTTTTCCCCTGTGCAAAGCCAGGTGCGTTTGATGGGTTTGGATCCTCAGCAGGATAATCAATCATTTAATGGGGTCTTTAACGGCAGTGCAAGAGGAAATCAATATCAATATTTGTCTGTCCAAATGGATAAGCCTTTATTACAGCAGGTGCCAGCTAGCAGTAATTCCTTTCCAGGTAATCAGCATGCTATGTTTTCAGACGAAGTTGGGTTGCAAGATGGAACTTTGCTTTCTAGACAGGTTGATCTGggtaaaaatttatttggtgCTGCAGCTGTTCAAGATTTAAATAGTGTATTTCATTCAGAAAACTTGCAGCAAATGACTATCCAGCCAAAAAGTGCATTGATGGAATCTCATGGGAGGCAAGAAGAACATCTTGGTCCATCAGAAACATCCCTGGAAAAGTCAGCAATTCAGGCTGTGCACTCTCAGAATGTCGCTTCACTAGATCCAACTGAAGAAAAGATTTTGTTTGGTTCAGATGACAGTGTGTGGGATATCTTTGGAAAGAGCACCAACACGAGCGCAGTGTTGGATGGTACAGATTCTTTTGGGGCATTTCCTTCTCTGCAAAGTGGAAGTTGGAGTGCTCTTATGCAGTCTGCTGTAGCAGAAACATCCAGCAATGATATAGGGGTACAGGAAGAGTGGAGTGGTTTAGCTTTGCAGACTAGCGAACCTCCTAGCGGAAACATGCCATCATTAATTTCCAATGATGGCAGCCAACAGCAATTGCCTGGAGTTGATAACAACTTGCAGAATGCCTCAACAGTGAACTTTAAACCTTTTTCCATGTCTATGGATGCCAATATCAATCGTGATTTTGGTAGTACTCTTGGGGTTCAGCAATCAGGCGTCCAGACTGCAAATGAACAGACTGGGAGAATGCATAATGATTCTTGTCAGAGGTTTGTTCAACAGTTAACAGAAGAAAGAAGCAAATGGTTAGATCGCAGTCCTCTTGAAAAGCCTGTAGCTGAAAGTGCCTCACTCTTTGGAAATGTTGCACACTCTCCTGATGTGCAAGCAAGTGCAAAGAGCATTTCAGGCCATCAAGGCATGGCCTTATTTAATCCTCATGGTCAGCCTCACAATAAGCCAAATGATTGGAACTTCATTGAGTCTGCATCACGTAGTGGTGGGGCTGTATCAAATAGTCAGGATATTGAAAGCTCATCTCAACCTTCTCAGAGTAGTGATCACAAGGGTGGCTTGTATGAGGAGAGAGGCCTTGGTTCTGATCTTGATCATCCTCTTTCTGATGTTAATATTGGACCAGGGAATGTGGATTCTGGCTTGGGAAGCCCACAAGTGAATGAAGGTTCTGGTCTGGGTAATGTTGCTGCAGTAACAGATTCAAGAACAAGAAGGGTCACCAAGGAAAGCAGTCAGCAACTTCCAAATGGGCATAATCTTAATCTCTGGAAAAATATTGATTCTAAAGTAAACTCTGGACCAAGCAGGACACCGGCAAATTATCAGCAAAATCTTGATAAGAGCCCTCTATCTTTTGATTCATCACGAAATAATTGCTTGGAGAAAGGATTGTCTGAAGCAAATATGTTGGAGAACTCTAATGTCAAAGAAACTTCAAATGACAGTTTTCACTCGAACTTATCCCAACATACCTCCACTGGTGGCATTATAGGCAATGGCTGGTTGGATGCAAATGATCCACTGGCAGGAGAACAGAAGTCATCTGTTCATGTTAGTTGTAAACCTTCTGGAGCCTACAAATTTCAGTATCATCCTATGGGGGATCTGGATGCGGAGGTTGAACCTTCTTATGGAACTAACAATCTCACACATATGCAAGCAATAGCCCAACATGTTTCTCAAGGATTCAAAGGTCATGACCAAGGATATTTTGTGCAGTCAAATTATACTGTACATGCTGCTGGCAAATCTACAGAAACTGAGaag GGTTGTATTCCTGGCATTCAAGTAGAAGAGATGCCTTCAACTCCTGGTTCTGCACCTGACAGATCTTTTAATTTCATCCCAAACAAGACAGCTTCAATTAG TCAAAATATGCTGGAGCTTCTTCAAAAGGTTGATCAACCTAGGGAACCTGGTACTGCAACGCACTTAAGCTCTTCTGAACGCAATCAATCATCTGAAATGCCAGATGCAGAAACTTCTGATGGGTCAGTAGGCCAGTTTCAGCACAATAGGCCCTCTGCTTCTCAAGGTTTTGGGTTACAGCTAGGTCCCCCATCTCAAAGGTTCACCATTCCAGACTGGTCAATTTCATCTCAAAGTTCTCCACAAAGAGTTAATTCTCTAAATTCAGTTCACATCTCTTCTGAGGCAAGAATTAAGGGTCATACCTTAGTTGGTCCAACAGCTTCTGTTCAGTCACCTCATGGAGAATCCAATGGAGATAGCAGGAATAATATTGCACGAGTCTCTGGTCATACCAACTACAAAGCCTCAGAACATAATATTGTGGGCAATGTTTCTGCAGGTTTTACGTCTGATTATCCTTATTTAGGATGTCATCTTCAATGCCAGCATGTTGTTGATGTGGGTAATCAGGTAATAccaaataaatttgttaatgcaGATTTTAGTGGGTTGACATGTCAGTCAAAGCGGATTGATGACTCTTATGAGAGAGCTCAAATTAGTCAATTGGGAAGGATATCAGCACCTCGCATGCCAAAAAGTGCTACGGATGACCTTTCTTCTTCAGAGACTTCCTGGCCAAGTTATGGCACCCAAAACAATGCAAGGGTTACAGACCAGCAGTTTCCAGTGTTGGAGGCTATGCCAGCTTCCCAACCTTCAGGAGGTGCTTTTACCAAAATGCCTAATGTATGGACCAGTGTTTCAGCTGCTCAACATCTATTAGGAGCTCAGTCTTCTTGGGCCTCACAGAATTTGTTGAAGCACCAGCAACAGTCAAATGGTAACTCAGAAACAACTCTTCCTGGGGAAAAGAAGCTAGATGATCAAATTGCCTGGGTAGGAGGGAATGGTGCAACTGAGTTCCCTGCAGGATCTGCTAAACCACAGAACTCTGGTAGAGAAGAGCAACCAGCAAAAGGCCAGCAGTTATTGCCAGAGGCTGATGCCAGCCAAAATCCTGCAAGTATGCAGAGAGACATTGAAGCTTTTGGCCGTTCTTTAAGACCAAATAATACTGTACATCAGAACTATTTGTTGTTGCATCAGGTGCAGGCCatgaaaaatatagagattGATCCAAGTAATAGGAGTGTCAAAAGATTTAAAGGTCCAACTCCGGATTCTGCTTTGGATGCTCAACAGAAATCTCAAGGTGCAGATCTGTTACCTTATGGATCCAATAATATGATGAGAGATGCGTTAATGAGTTCTTCTATAGTTCCTTCTGGAGATTCTAAGATGCTAAACATGTCGTCGGGCGCTGGAGAATACACTGAGAGACAGTCATCTGCTAATGATACACTGGCATTTGTTCAGAATGATTCTCTGAATTTCAACAATGCTAATAATTCAGCTGGTTCTGATTGGAGAGAACACCCTCAGATCAGACCCCAGATGGCTCCATCCTGGTTTGATGAGTACGGGGCATTTAAAAAGGGGCAAATGTTGCCTATTTATGATGCTCAGAAAATTGCCACAATGAAGGCTGCAGACAAAGGATTTATCGTTGGTAGGCCTTCTGATAATTTGCATGCTCTTGATTCTAGTGAGCAGGTTAATGCTGCTGATGCTAGTCAGCTGGATGGTACCCGGCAAAACTCAAACCTCATGCCAATAGCAATTGGACATATCTCCCGTCAGTTGCTTCCTCCCGGTATTCCAAATCAGAACTTGATTGTTATGAGAGCAAAAAAGCGTAAAAGTATGACATTTGAGCTTGTTTCATGGCATAGAGAAGTGACACAAGGTCGTTCAAGACCTCAGGACATCAG TGCGGCTGAAGCGGGATGGGCACATGCAGCAAATCGATTGATTGAG GCTGAAAACGAACCTGAAATGATTGAAGATTGGCCGCCTGTGCTTAGATCAAAAAGAAGGCTTATCTTGACAACACAGCTTATGCAGCAACTACATTGTGCTCCTTCAAGAGCAGTTCTTTCTGCAGATGCTATCAAAAACTATGAGACCGTGGTCTATTTTGTTGCCAGATTAGGCTTAGGAGAAGCATGCAGCTCAGCATATATATGTGAAAGTGATACAGCTGTTCCTTCTGAGAGTGGTAGCAC CCTCCCTGAAAAGCTTAAGAAGAGAAAGCAGTCCATCTTAAAGGCTGCAGAACAGTTTGTCATCACTGCAAAGAAGCTGGAAAATGATTTACAGAG TCTGGACAAGAGATCCTCAATCTTGGACTTAAGATTGGAATGCCAGGATCTAGAGAAGATCTCACTCATCAATCGTTTTGCCAAGTTCTATGGGCGGGGACAAGCTGACAGGGCTGAGACCTCATCGACCTCTGAAGCAATTGCTAGCCCTCCCAAATTTTTCATCCAGAGATATGTTTCTGCAGTACCGATGCCTAGGAATGTTCCTGATAAGGTACAATGTCTTCCACTTTGA
- the LOC105764702 gene encoding protein Asterix, with the protein MSSHNNNSTSANDPRQPSAAKPYVAQPVSPQDLPVDYSGFIAVIFGIAGVMFRYKLSSWLAIIFCAQSLANMKNVENDLKQISMAMMFAIMGLVTNYFGPARPGKQS; encoded by the exons ATGTCATCACACAATAACAATTCAACTTCGGCCAACGATCCCAGACAACCGTCGGCGGCAAAGCCATACGTGGCGCAGCCTGTTTCGCCGCAAGATCTCCCTGTCGATTATTCCGGTTTTATCGCCGTGATTTTCGGGATTGCAGGCGTCATGTTCAGG tACAAGCTGAGCTCGTGGCTAGCGATCATATTCTGCGCCCAATCACTTGCGAACATGAAGAACGTTGAGAACGATCTCAAGCAGATCTCTATGGCTATGAT GTTTGCTATCATGGGATTAGTTACAAACTATTTCGGACCAGCTCGACCAGGAAAACAGAGTTAA